The DNA sequence TTGACCAAGCTCTCTGGATAGTAGCTCCAACGACACTGGTGGAAACCCATCGCCCACAATGGGGGAAGTTCTGGGGTCCCTGTCAGAAGGGTATATCTTTCGGCAACACTCAACAATTCTGGGCCATTGATGAAATAGTAGTTCATCTCACCGCCATGTGCCCAAAAACTGGTGGCATCGTCGCGTTCTGCTGCGAAATCAAAATAGGTGCGGAAGGAATTGTCAAAGAACAGTCCATATCCGACTCCGGCAGTCAAGCCATAATAAAATGGTATCGCCCGGTACAGCGGATCGGTATCCTCCACATAGCAGAAGCTATCCGTAGCCCAGTTCTGCAAGCGATTGCCTCGCAGGTTGAGGGCGCAACTCTTGTCTCCCAATCCGTAGTAAGCCTCGTCATCCTGAGCATGCTTGCTCATGAAAATGATGTCACTTTTCTCTTCTCGCTCTTCCCAGTGGAAGCCTTTTTCGTCGGCCAGAACGACTTGTCCATCCAAGTCCAGCATCGTCTGACGCAGATCAGAGCGATCTAGGCGGCATTCCATGGTTTGGGTTTTGATGGAGACGTATTCAGCGTGCTCTTCGACAGAGAAGTCTACCGTTTCGATTTGAAAGGCGGGGTCGATCGCATAGGAAAAATCGCGATCGAAGTAGCCTTGCGTAGAAAACCGGAATCTCAGGATATCGTCGGTCAGCACATGCACGCGCAACATTACGCCGTCCTCTGTGTGAAACTCGCAAGTATTTTCTTCGCGGGTCCACCGAACAAGGGTTCCGGGGGCATTCTGCCGTTTGACGGCAACTGATTTTTGGCTCATATATGAATGGGAAAATGTCTAAGTGGGAGATTCCGGCGAGAATGGAGGGAATCCAGTTTACAAAGGCTATTGCGCGGAATTAGTTCCAAAAACAAAAACCTTCCAAGGCACAGATAAACCAATTGTTACAAGGTCTAATTTACGGAAATTTTGTACAGAAAGCTCGTTTCAGCGTACAAATCGTGGTTTGGAGAGAACGCCGGGATCGAAATTCAGGGCCCAAATCGGCCTGAGATGGACGAATATGCACATTTAGCCCAATGGAATCAAGCGGTTGGCGAGCAACAGCATTGACCAAATCTGCCGAAATCGTTTGCAATCTCCGTTTCTGGTCAAAGTTTTTTCCCAGAGGTACGATTCTGGCCCATATTGGCTGAAAATATCCGAAAGGAAGACTTTGTCAGGGGAAGATAACGCCTCTGGGGTGCGGCTGGCAGGTGAGGCGTGAAGGATGGAAACGGTGCGAGGCACGAGCAGTCCGGAGCCTTCAGCGGAGGACGGAGCTTGCGAACCCGTGCACAGCCTGACGCGGCGACCATCCAGCTGAGCGCAGGATCTCCTGTCAAGCACGCCGGGGCACGCCCAAATCGCGATCAAACAAGAAAAGGGCCCCCTCCAAGTTGGAAGCGGCCCTTGATATCATTACAGCGAAATTAGACGGTGCCAATCTCGTCTACACTTGGGGTCAAATCTGGGTCACGCTGCATGATCAGTGCGACAATCGAGGCAAAAACAGCGCCTCCGATCAAGGTACCAAACGCTCCAACGATGAGTTTGCCAGTTGCACTAAATATGAAGGAGTACATATTGTCCATGATCTCCAGCATGCTATCAGTCATGCCTGGGGAGGATTCCATAGTTCCCATGGTCATGGCGTACATCTCTTCATTGTAATCAGGCATGATGACGGCATCCATGAGGTAGGAGAAGATCAAAGAAATGATAGATCCTACGATGATGGTGAGCATGATCACCTTGAAGCCTTCGCCGAAAGAAGATCCGCCATCATTGATCTTGCGAAAATCTTTGACCGCCATGACATAGCAGACGATAGCCAGTGCGAATACAAGGACTCCGATAACAGTCCCGGCAATATTGAATTCGCCGACTTGGGGAACTCCAACAACAAAGTACGTGTAAATCACATTCAAAATGGACAGCACGCCTAGGATGGTGCCCCATTTGACCGCGATGGGTCGGATGGAAGGAGAAGGATTCATAGTCTTGTTTTCTGAAGGTAAGGAAGTAAGCAAGCCTTTCCAGACTTATCAGCAATGAATAGGTTCAGGCTGAAAAGTCCAAGGTTGGGCATAAAAAATTTTCATTTTTCTCCTTCCATCAAACATCAGAAAAAGGAGCTGGATTTGGGGGAGTCTCTGAAAGCGGAAATGGGACCTTACATGCGCTTCATAGAAAAGCCCCGGAAGCAGAAACCGGGGCTTACCTGTCGTTTACACCTGATGGTGCCGTGTGATAATGTGTGAAAGCGTTGTCTGGCTATCTGCAAATGAGATGCCTGTGATCCCATCCATCCCGACATTCGTGGGGAGATGCTTTCATCGCCATGCTTGATATTTGGCGATGGGCGGTAGCGCTCTCCCTGAGGAATTTCCCTCATCCCTTCCGATTTGCGACCAAAGTAGGCCAAACGTTACATCCATTTTCGCACGACACAATATGAAACGCACAAATCCCCAAATATTGCCTTACTGATCAATGGGTTGTCCAATTGCCTGTGTGAGGTAATTCTTCATGGGGGTGCCTGCCCGATACAATTCCATCAATTGCTCATCCAAATCATCAGCGAGGATGTTGGCTGCTGGCAAGTGGGTGTAATAGTAGAAGGTCTTGTTGAAGATCAGCGGTTGTTGCTTGGCTGGCTCCTGCAGGTCTTTGGGAAGGCGTTTGTGCTTATCGCCGTGAATCTCTCCGTACGTTTCGCGGAAAGTCTTGTCGTACAATGCGCGGTTGAAGGCGGGCAGATCGGCTGCCATGAAATGTCGGATCTGGGAGAGGGTGTCTTTATCGGTGAAATAAATCCCCCCATACACGCCAATAGCAGCTGGACTCAGCTCGAAATAGAATCCGGGAGTCAGCTTGTCTTTCTTGCCGATCGGAGAAATCAATGCTGATACATTTTCCTTGTAGGGGCGCTTGTCCTTGGAGAATCGGATGTCGCGGTTGATGCGAAAAATGGCATCCTTGGGGGCGATCATGACTTGTGGATCTTCTTCGTGAATGAGGTCGATCATCCGATCCACGAATTCCTCGAAGGGTTTTTTGATGGTATGCAGATATCGCTTGCGATGCTCATCAAACCAGTCCTTGTGGTTGTTCTCTTTGAGCTCGGAGAAGAAGTCGAGGAAGTCTTGGGTAAAAAAAGCCATCGGTTGTCAGTATGGATTGGGAATTGGCCAATGCTAGTGGTAGTTATGCAGATCAGTTGCAGACGTTGGCCGTCTATCCTTTCAATTTCTGGTCATTTGGGCAACTATCCCAGCCAGAACTGTCCATTTTATGCACCAAGCCCCTAGAAAATCGTGGAAAACCCAGCAGGCATCCCGAAATTTTTCCAACTCGGACATAAAGTGTAATTTACCGACCGCTGAATTTCCCGGGCATCCCCAACCTATGAATACGAGCTTCAAGTTATTTTTCCGGAACATCGGTTACACCACCTTGGCATGGATCTTTGCCGCGACGCTCTTTAGCTTTATTCGGCTATATGGTGTGGAGGAGGCCCACCTGTACGATTTGCAGATCGACCAGATTGACTTGGCCGAGATCATTTTGCTCCAGGGGATTCTGATTGGGGGCATTTTCGGTCTGTCCTTCGGGACGCTCGACTACTTCATGGATCGAAAAATCCAGCGCACGCTCTCCTATTCATGGCTGATCCTCATTCGCAGTGTTGCCCACCTGATATTCACACTGATCATTTTGTTGGTGACGATTTTTGCGAATCAATGGGTCCTTGGGGGAAATTTCGATGAAGCCACCGGCAATCGCACCATGGAGATTCTCACGTCCAAAACTGCTTTGGTGGTGCTGGTCTACACGGGGATTGTCTCTATGATCTTTTCGCTGATTCGGCAGATCAATGGGATGTTTGGTCCCGGTATCCTCGTCAATATCATCTTCGGAAAATACCACCGCCCACAAGAGACGGAGCGAATCTTCATGTTTCTCGACCTGAAGAGTTCCACCACCTACGCCGAACGATTGGGACACAAGCTCTACAGCGAGTTGATCCAAGATTGCTTCTATGACCTCACAGATACCCTCCAAAAGCACAAGGCCACGGTGTACCAATATGTGGGAGATGAGGCGGTCCTGACTTGGGAGGTGGAAAATGGGTTGGAGGCTGCCAACTGCATTCGGGCCTATTTCTCCTACGACGCAAGCATCCAAGAACGGGCACGCTACTATTTCGACAAATACGATTTGGTCCCAGCCTTCAAGGCGGGCTTGAATATCGGTCGGGTGATGGTGGCAGAGGTAGGAGTCCTGAAACGCGAGATTGCCTATCACTCCGACGTGCTCAACACCGCTGCACGGATTCAGGGAAGATGCAACGATTTTGGCCAGCGACTCCTGATTTCGGAATACCTCTACGAGCGAATCCCCAAGGTCGAAGATCTCGCTTTTGAGCACGTGGGAGAAGTTTCCCTCAAAGGTCGCAGCAAAAAGGTCAATATCTACGCAGTCAGTCCCACGGAGGAGATCGAGCACGAATTTGCGTTCTCGGAATGAACCTAGCCCTGTCAGGTTGGTACGATTGGTCAAATTATCTGTGATTTTCCTATCTTGGATGTGAATCCCTTCAAGGGGATTGTCCCACAGACTACACACAAACCTGACGTACCCCACTATGGCTACTGTTCAAAAACCCAACACATCTAAAGGAACCCGATCCGGTTTTTCCAGCCGACTCGGATTTATTGCCGCTGCTGCAGGATCTGCGGTTGGCCTCGGCAACATTTGGCGATTTCCTGCTGAGACAGGCGCCAATGGAGGCGCCGCCTTTCTGGTCATCTATCTCCTGTGTACTGTCCTGATCGGTTTTCCCATCATGGTGGGAGAGATCACCTTGGGTCGTCGTGCCCAATCCGACCCCTTTGGCGCCTACAGCAAAGTAGGAAAAGGCGGCTGGGGCATTGTCGGGCTTTTGGGCGTGCTTTGCGGAATCATGATTCTGTCTTTCTACAATGTAGTGGCAGGCTGGGCTTTTGGCTATTTCCTTCAAATTTCATTTGGAGACCTGTTGGCACAACCTGATTTCGGTGCCTACTTCGGTCAGTTTGCGGCTGGCTGGTACGAAAATCACATCTTCTGGTATGCGCTGGCATTCATGGCCATCACTGCGTTTGTGGTGCTGAAGGGAATCAAGGACGGGATCGAGACCATCGCCAAGGTGTTGATGCCTGCGTTGTTTTTGCTGTTGGTGGGACTGATCATCTATGCCCTAACGTTGGACGGAGCTGGAGACGGACTGGCCTATTACCTGCTTCCCGATTTCTCCAAAGTCACTCCCAAGACTTTCTACACCGCTATGGGGCAGGCATTCTTCTCCCTATCACTTGGGATGGGCGCATTGATCACCTACGGTTCCTATATCTCCAAAAAAGAAAACATCATCAGTTCGGCTGCGATCGTAACCATTGCGGATATTTCTGTCGCATTTCTCGCTGGCTTGCTGATCTTTCCCTTGGTATTCTCCCAAGGCCAAGCACCAAGTGGTGGCCCGGGGTTGGTATTTGTGGCATTGCCCGGGATTTTCCAAAGCATGGGGCCAATCCTTGGACGCATTGTCGGTGGAGGATTTTTCCTGCTCCTGTGTGTAGCTGCCCTGACATCGACCATCTCCCTACTCGAAGTTCCTGCTTCGCATTTGATCGATGAGCGTAAAGTGCCACGTAAATTTGCCGTTATCGGGCTTTCGGTAGTCATTTTCATCTTGGGCATCCCTTCCATGCTTTCAGCGGGCGGATCAGAATTTTTCACCCAAATGCTCGTGTATGAAAACGGTTCTGACAAGTCGTTTCTCGATCTGATCAATGATGTCTTTAGCGACACCTTCCTGCCATTGGGAGGCCTGATTCTGTCGCTTTTCCTTGCCTACCGTTGGAACCTCGCAGACATGGCCAAGGAGATCGAACAAGGAAACGAAGGCTACATCGGCTCCGCGCTGAATAAATATCTCGATATCTCTATCCGGTTTATTTGCCCGATCATTTTGGGCGGGATCACCTTGGTGACGATTCTCGAGAAATTCCTGTCAATCCAGATCTTTGGATAACGATTGAGGAATGATGAAACCAAGAGCGGGATCTGGGCTGAGGCCTAGATCCCGCTCTTCTGTTTTCGGGAGCGTTTTCCACCCCTTTTGAGAATTTTGCCTCACAGGAAGGAGCTATCGATTTGCCACGGTTTCAACCATAATCCAACGTATCGGCCGATTTTGCTTAACCTTTCCGCATTTCATCTGGTTGATTTTTCGTGAAATGGTTGTACCACGCTTTCGCCTTCCTTGCTTGTCTGGCTTTGACCCATTGCCAATCCCACAAAACGATATCCCCAGCCTACATGGGCTATGAACTATATTTTGGTTCTGGAGGAGGCGCTACCGGCGAAATCAATGCCTATTGCCTTCTGGACAATGGCAGACTTTATCATCGTCCTACCAAAACCGGGGAATTCTTCCTTGTAGATCGAATCCCCAAGCGACGGCGCAACGACCTCTTCTGGCAAGTTGATAATCTGGACTTGTTTGGGGTCCAGTTCCTTGAACATGAAAACCGTTTTCGGTTTCTCCAAATCAAGGGACAAGAGGGCGTAAATCGGGTCATGTGGGGAGATCGCACCGCTTCCCAACTTCCTGACGGGATCACTGATTTGTACAAAGAGCTACAGGTGATCGCTGCCGAGTCCCGTGATTAATTCCCTCTTTCCTGCGCACTGCTACCTCCTTTGAACGTACATACCCTCTTTTCCGGCATGTCCAAATCGCCCAATGCATCCTCCTGGCTCATCTTCATCTTTTGTGTCCTATCTATTCCTGCGAATGCACAAGGACCATTTTCCCAAAAACTCAAATCCGCCCCATCAGGAACAAGCGCACAGACGGGGGTTTCGACCCAATTGGTCAGACAGCCAACGATCCATCATTTTCCTACACACGCACAATCCATTTCTTGGCATCGCCCTACCTTATCAGAGGCATCTACGGGTTATCAGCGGCTTTTCCAGGCCCTTCCTCCGCATGCTTCCAGATCCCAAGATTGGATATCTTCAGCCAAGCAATTCCTCTCCATTCCCTCCCAAACTCAAGGAAATACCCGCTCCTCACAGGATTTCCAAACGCTCAGAACCTTCGATGATGAACTTGGCCAATCACATGCCTTACTGCAGCAGACTTTCGCAGGAGTGCCGATTTATGGCGCAGAGATTTGGATTCATCGCCAACACCACCAAATCCTCGTTAATGGCTGGTTTGGAAGTTTTCGGGAGATTCACTCACCAAGTCCGCGACTTACTCGTGAGGCTGCCCAGACGGTCATGGAGCGCATCACAGGCCCTGCTGCACATTGGGACACCACACAGCATCCACTCAAACAACTACTGGCCCAATCCACGCCCCATCCCGAATTGATCTATTACGCTTCTCCAGATAAGCCAGAGGTCCTTCACCTTGCTTGGCAGGTCGTGCATTTTCCCCACGGAATTCATCGACATATTGGATTCGTAGACGCGCATACGGGGGAACTGCTCCACAGCTTGGACCATACTTGCACGGTCGGTCCTGAAATCGGAACAGGCACAGACCTGAATGGAGTTTCTAGATCCGTCGATGTATTCGAAACCAATGGAACTTACACGATGCTAAATGCATCAGAACCCATGTACACGGGCCCTACCAATCAACTTCCAGATCCGGGAGCCGGGTATATTCTCACCGTGGACATGAACAATACCACCACACAGAATCCGAGCTTTTTCTATATCAATTCTGGCAACCTTAATAGCTGGCCTGCTGTGGCGATTTCTGCTCATTACAATGCGGCAACTGCTTATGACTATTTCCTCAACACCTTCGGGAGGAATTCTATCAACAACCGTGGAGGCGATATTCTCTCTATGGTGAATGTCGCGGATGACGATGGAGGAGGGCTTGACAATGCCTTTTGGAATGGGGCTGCGATGTTTTATGGAAATGGACGAACGAGCTTCAAACCATTGGCTGGGGCGCTAGATGTTGGCGGTCACGAGATGAGTCATGGGGTTATAGAAGCCAGTGCCAATCTCGAATACCAGAACCAGTCAGGCGCACTGAATGAATCTTTTGCGGACATCTTTGGGGCGATGATTGATCGTGATGACTGGCAGATTGGCGAAGATATCGTCATGCCTCAGGTCTTTCCATCCGGCGCCCTTCGAGACCTAGAAGATCCAAACCAAGGTGGCACAGGGCTCAATGATCGTGGTTGGCAGCCCAAGCACATGGATGAATTCGTCAATACCGAGCTGGACAATGGAGGGGTACACATCAATTCAGGAATCCCCAATCACGCCTATTATTTGTATGCCAGCGCCATTGGAAGATCTTCGGCAGAACAAGTATTCTATCGGGCACTAACGGTGTATTTGACAAGAAGAAGTGATTTTCAAGATGCTCGAAATGCAGTACTCCAAAGTGCTGAGGACCTATTTGGATCAAACTCCAATGAGGTGACCGAGGCTGGAAACGCGTTTGATGATGTTGGCTTGTTCGATGATGGCGGTGGCGGAAATGGCGGGTCGGGGGAAGTGCCCTCCAATCCTGGAGACGAGTTCCTGTCTTTCACCAATCTTGATCCCGCAGATCCCAACTCTATTTACATCGCTCCACTGAGCACTGGTGAGGCTGTCCCTGTAAGTCAAACTCCGCCCTTCAATAAGATCAGCATCACCGATGATGGGGATTTTGGCTATTTCGTAGGAGAAGATCACCACATCTATCAATTGAGCCTGAATCCGGACAACCCTAGCCAGACGCAGGTTTCAGTTTCGCCAGACTGGGACAATGTAGCCATTTCCAAAGATGGGCTACGTTTGGCCGCTGTTTCGAACCTCATCGACACATCGATCTATGTATTCAATTTGGCAGCTTCTCCCATCACAGCTACACAATACATCCTGTTCAATCCCACGACTGCACCCGGAGACAACTCCTCAGGGGGCGTCTTATATGCGGATGCCATTTCTTGGGATTTGACGGGGGAATTCATCCTTTATGATGCATTCAATCAATACAACAATCCCACAGGACCCAATCTCGAATACTGGGATGTCGGATTTCTGCATGCTTGGGACCCCGAAACAGATGACTTTGGGGATGGCTCCATTCTCAAGTTGTTCACCAATCTTCCGGAAGGCGTCAATCTAGGTAATGCAGTATTCTCCCAAAATGCCTTCGATAACATAGCCTTCGACTTCTTCGACGTCAATTCAGGCGAGATTTCGGTACTGTCAGCCAATGTCAATACGGGGGAAATCGGGACCATCTTTGCCAACAATCAAGTGCTAGGCTACCCTTCCTTTTCTGTGGAGGACAATGCCTGCTATTTTGACGCAAGAGACAACCAAGGGAGTGATGTCTTGGGCGTCCAACCGCTTTCTGAAGATCGGCTTCAGGGGGTAGGAGATGCATCTATCGTGATTGGAAATGCCAGATGGGGAGTTGGGTATGCAGATGGGAGTCGTGTCATCCAAGTAGCAGTTGATCGAGCAGAAATCTCATTGCCATGGAATCTGTTCCCAAATCCCGTGCAAGAACAGCTCGTGATCGAATGGGAGCAAATCGGGCCGGGGAAAGTGGTAGCTATTGAGATTCTGGACATGCAAGGACGAAAAGTGTGGGAATCTGATGAAGAATTGGCTGGGAGGGATCGTTTGGCGATTTCTACTTCGGAATGGAACCGAGGGTTATATGCGGTCCGGATAATGAGTGCGGGGAGCTGGGAAGCGAAACTGATCCAGAAAAGATAGGGAAAAAGCTTTCCTCATTTGCTGAAAGGGCGCATTCAAGTGCTATTGGAGCAAATTAGACCTTGAAAATCGGGACAAAAAAAACCCCGGAAAATT is a window from the Pontibacter sp. G13 genome containing:
- a CDS encoding DUF4199 domain-containing protein, which translates into the protein MNPSPSIRPIAVKWGTILGVLSILNVIYTYFVVGVPQVGEFNIAGTVIGVLVFALAIVCYVMAVKDFRKINDGGSSFGEGFKVIMLTIIVGSIISLIFSYLMDAVIMPDYNEEMYAMTMGTMESSPGMTDSMLEIMDNMYSFIFSATGKLIVGAFGTLIGGAVFASIVALIMQRDPDLTPSVDEIGTV
- a CDS encoding DUF2461 domain-containing protein yields the protein MAFFTQDFLDFFSELKENNHKDWFDEHRKRYLHTIKKPFEEFVDRMIDLIHEEDPQVMIAPKDAIFRINRDIRFSKDKRPYKENVSALISPIGKKDKLTPGFYFELSPAAIGVYGGIYFTDKDTLSQIRHFMAADLPAFNRALYDKTFRETYGEIHGDKHKRLPKDLQEPAKQQPLIFNKTFYYYTHLPAANILADDLDEQLMELYRAGTPMKNYLTQAIGQPIDQ
- a CDS encoding adenylate/guanylate cyclase domain-containing protein, encoding MNTSFKLFFRNIGYTTLAWIFAATLFSFIRLYGVEEAHLYDLQIDQIDLAEIILLQGILIGGIFGLSFGTLDYFMDRKIQRTLSYSWLILIRSVAHLIFTLIILLVTIFANQWVLGGNFDEATGNRTMEILTSKTALVVLVYTGIVSMIFSLIRQINGMFGPGILVNIIFGKYHRPQETERIFMFLDLKSSTTYAERLGHKLYSELIQDCFYDLTDTLQKHKATVYQYVGDEAVLTWEVENGLEAANCIRAYFSYDASIQERARYYFDKYDLVPAFKAGLNIGRVMVAEVGVLKREIAYHSDVLNTAARIQGRCNDFGQRLLISEYLYERIPKVEDLAFEHVGEVSLKGRSKKVNIYAVSPTEEIEHEFAFSE
- a CDS encoding sodium-dependent transporter → MATVQKPNTSKGTRSGFSSRLGFIAAAAGSAVGLGNIWRFPAETGANGGAAFLVIYLLCTVLIGFPIMVGEITLGRRAQSDPFGAYSKVGKGGWGIVGLLGVLCGIMILSFYNVVAGWAFGYFLQISFGDLLAQPDFGAYFGQFAAGWYENHIFWYALAFMAITAFVVLKGIKDGIETIAKVLMPALFLLLVGLIIYALTLDGAGDGLAYYLLPDFSKVTPKTFYTAMGQAFFSLSLGMGALITYGSYISKKENIISSAAIVTIADISVAFLAGLLIFPLVFSQGQAPSGGPGLVFVALPGIFQSMGPILGRIVGGGFFLLLCVAALTSTISLLEVPASHLIDERKVPRKFAVIGLSVVIFILGIPSMLSAGGSEFFTQMLVYENGSDKSFLDLINDVFSDTFLPLGGLILSLFLAYRWNLADMAKEIEQGNEGYIGSALNKYLDISIRFICPIILGGITLVTILEKFLSIQIFG
- a CDS encoding M4 family metallopeptidase, with the protein product MNVHTLFSGMSKSPNASSWLIFIFCVLSIPANAQGPFSQKLKSAPSGTSAQTGVSTQLVRQPTIHHFPTHAQSISWHRPTLSEASTGYQRLFQALPPHASRSQDWISSAKQFLSIPSQTQGNTRSSQDFQTLRTFDDELGQSHALLQQTFAGVPIYGAEIWIHRQHHQILVNGWFGSFREIHSPSPRLTREAAQTVMERITGPAAHWDTTQHPLKQLLAQSTPHPELIYYASPDKPEVLHLAWQVVHFPHGIHRHIGFVDAHTGELLHSLDHTCTVGPEIGTGTDLNGVSRSVDVFETNGTYTMLNASEPMYTGPTNQLPDPGAGYILTVDMNNTTTQNPSFFYINSGNLNSWPAVAISAHYNAATAYDYFLNTFGRNSINNRGGDILSMVNVADDDGGGLDNAFWNGAAMFYGNGRTSFKPLAGALDVGGHEMSHGVIEASANLEYQNQSGALNESFADIFGAMIDRDDWQIGEDIVMPQVFPSGALRDLEDPNQGGTGLNDRGWQPKHMDEFVNTELDNGGVHINSGIPNHAYYLYASAIGRSSAEQVFYRALTVYLTRRSDFQDARNAVLQSAEDLFGSNSNEVTEAGNAFDDVGLFDDGGGGNGGSGEVPSNPGDEFLSFTNLDPADPNSIYIAPLSTGEAVPVSQTPPFNKISITDDGDFGYFVGEDHHIYQLSLNPDNPSQTQVSVSPDWDNVAISKDGLRLAAVSNLIDTSIYVFNLAASPITATQYILFNPTTAPGDNSSGGVLYADAISWDLTGEFILYDAFNQYNNPTGPNLEYWDVGFLHAWDPETDDFGDGSILKLFTNLPEGVNLGNAVFSQNAFDNIAFDFFDVNSGEISVLSANVNTGEIGTIFANNQVLGYPSFSVEDNACYFDARDNQGSDVLGVQPLSEDRLQGVGDASIVIGNARWGVGYADGSRVIQVAVDRAEISLPWNLFPNPVQEQLVIEWEQIGPGKVVAIEILDMQGRKVWESDEELAGRDRLAISTSEWNRGLYAVRIMSAGSWEAKLIQKR